In Alphaproteobacteria bacterium HT1-32, the genomic stretch CAAAGTCAGGGGCGCCTTCAGGCTGCATCACAATCCTATCGTGAAGCATTACGGCTGGACCCTGACAATCAGGGATGCCGTCTCCGGCTGGCGGGCCTGCTGCTGATGACCCGCGAAATCCGCGAGGCACAGAAAGAGTTTCGCGAGATTCTGCATGCAGAGCGTGAAAATCTGCGCGCTGTTTACGGTCTGGCGCAATGTTATCAGGCGACAGGTGATCTGCGGCGGGCCGAAGGTTGCTATCGCATTGTCATCGGTAAAGACCCTGATGACCCTCAGGCTTTTAACAGCCTGGGTACCCTTTTCCGGACGCAGGGACGTTTGCCGGAAGCCGAGGAACTGTTCCGTAAAGCCATCGAAATTGCACCGCGTTATGGACGCGCACATGCCAATCTGGGCAGCATTCAGGAATTGCAGGGCCGTCTGACCGAAGCTGAAATCAGTCTGCGTACTGCCATCGACCTGGAACCGGAACTGGATATCGCACATAACAATCTGGGGCTGGTTCTCCAGAAGCTCGGTCGTCATGCGGACGCCCGTGACAGTTATGACCGTGCCTTGCGGATCAATCCGGACTACAGCCTTGCGCATAACAACCTCGCGAATATCGAGCTTCAGGCCGGTGAGGTTGAGACTGCGATCAAGCATTATCGTGAAGCCATCCGGCTGAAACCGGATTATGCGATGGCCTATAACAATCTGGGCCGGGCACTGCAGCAGACATCAAACCTTGCCGAGGCTGAATCCACCTATCGCAAGGCGATTGAACTGTCGCCGCAGCTTGATCTGGCCTGGACCAATCTGGGTAACCTCCTGCTTGCCGGAAACCGGGTTGATGAAGCATCTGTCTGCTATCTGAATGCGATCAAGCTCCGACCCAGCTATGCAATGGCGCATAACAATCTTGGTCTTGTGATGATGCGCAAACGCCAGTTCGGCAAGGCAGAGATGTCACTGAAGCGTGCACTCGGAATCGATCCGCAACTTCATCTGGCACATCATAATCTTGGCAGGGTTCATCAGGCCCGGCGTCAGTATGCCGAGGCGGAGGCCTGCTACCGGCGGGCGATTGAGATATCGCCGGATTATGCGGTGGCAATGAACAGCCTTGGTGAGGTCTCTCATTTGCAGGGGCATCGCGAACAGGCTGCGCAGTGGTTCAAGAAAGCCTCTGATGCGAACCCGCGTAACGGTGCGGCGCTGACCAATCTTGGCCGGATGTATCAGGATCTTGGTCGTCATGACGATGCGCTGGCTGCGTTTGACCGGGCAATCAAGCTGATGCCCAAACATCCCGTGGCCCCGACAAGCAAGGCTCGTCTGCTGCGGGAAACCGGTCAGACGGACAAGGCAATTGCTGTATTGCGTGGCGTGATCTCCGATATGCCGGGATTTGCTCCGGCGCATGTCGATCTCGGTCTGATCTATCGTGATCAGGGAAAATATGATGATGCAATTGGCTGTTTCGAACAGGCAACCCGTATTGACCCGTCAATCGCCAGTGCCTGGGTTAATCTGGCTGACCAGCTTGGTCAGGTGAACCGTCTGGAGGAGGCAACAGCTGCCATCAGCCGGGCGCTCCAGATTGATGACAAGTTCGCGGCAGCCCATGCGGTTGAGGCTGAGCTTCTTGCCCGTGCAAGCAAGCCTGAAGCTGCTGCGGCGGCACTCAGAAAGGCGAAAGAACTGGCGCCTGAGGGGGACCGGGTGGTTCGTGCCGTTGCTTTTGTAAAGTCGGTCGCCGCCTGACATCTATGTCCATCGACAGTCAAAACCCGGACGTGACCTCGGGAAAGGATGAGGCTTACGAGAATTTCCCCGTAGGTTCCTTTCTGCTTCCGGCTGAACTGCGACCGGCGATTGCTGTTTATTATGCCTTCGCCCGCGAAACCGATGATATTGCTGACAGTCCGGCATTGTCTGCCGATGAAAAGGTTGATTGGCTGGCGCGGTTTGATGCTGCTGTCTCTGGTACATCCGGTGATCCGGCCTGTGCCAGTGCGGTTGCCCTGAGGAAAAAGCTGGCAGAACACGGCGTCAATGATCGCCATGCCCGGGACCTGCTGATCGCCTTTACCCGGGATGCGAGG encodes the following:
- a CDS encoding tetratricopeptide repeat protein; this encodes MSDIIDANIESGWRFVADGKFSEAVGVFQRLVDVDPNNHAAIHGMGLCQQRLGSPDAALKHLRKAVRLGPEVAVYHNSLGAVLSHQGNHYKAATSFRKAIKLDPDSAESHQNLGRSLQSQGRLQAASQSYREALRLDPDNQGCRLRLAGLLLMTREIREAQKEFREILHAERENLRAVYGLAQCYQATGDLRRAEGCYRIVIGKDPDDPQAFNSLGTLFRTQGRLPEAEELFRKAIEIAPRYGRAHANLGSIQELQGRLTEAEISLRTAIDLEPELDIAHNNLGLVLQKLGRHADARDSYDRALRINPDYSLAHNNLANIELQAGEVETAIKHYREAIRLKPDYAMAYNNLGRALQQTSNLAEAESTYRKAIELSPQLDLAWTNLGNLLLAGNRVDEASVCYLNAIKLRPSYAMAHNNLGLVMMRKRQFGKAEMSLKRALGIDPQLHLAHHNLGRVHQARRQYAEAEACYRRAIEISPDYAVAMNSLGEVSHLQGHREQAAQWFKKASDANPRNGAALTNLGRMYQDLGRHDDALAAFDRAIKLMPKHPVAPTSKARLLRETGQTDKAIAVLRGVISDMPGFAPAHVDLGLIYRDQGKYDDAIGCFEQATRIDPSIASAWVNLADQLGQVNRLEEATAAISRALQIDDKFAAAHAVEAELLARASKPEAAAAALRKAKELAPEGDRVVRAVAFVKSVAA